TGCTTGACAGCGACGGGCTCGTGACCCAGGGCCTGGAGTTGCTCGGTCTAGGGGATGGACGCATCCTGTTCACCTCCAATGCTGTGATCCTGGGCCTCGTCTACGGCTACCTGCCGTTCATGGTGCTGCCTCTGTACGCGGCCATCGAGCGCGTCGACTGGAGCCTCGTGGAAGGTGCCCGTGACCTCTACGCCAGTGGCTGGGCGGCCTTTCGCCGGGTGGTGTGGCCGCTGTCGCGCCCTGGCGTCATTGCTGGTTCGATGCTGGTCTTCGTGCCCAGCTTCGGGGCCTACGTCACCCCGGCCATCCTGGGCGGCAACAAGGAGGGCCTGCTGGGCAGTTACATCGTGCTGCAGTTCCTTTCGGCCCGGAACGGGCCGGTGGGTTCGGCAGTGTCGGTGGTGGTCCTCGGCGTGATGCTCGTCAGCACACTCATCTACTTCCGGGCCGGGGGGAAGAACCTGTGAGCAAGGGCGTCGCCAAGTCGACCGCTGAACCCCAGGGGGCTAGTCGCTGGCTGCTTCGCGGCCACTCGGCGGCCGTGTTCGCCTTCTTCTACGCCCCGATCGTCGTGCTCTGCGTCTTCTCGTTCAACGACAGCAACGCGGTGGGAAACTGGAACGGCTTCACGCTGGACTGGTACTCAGACCTGTTCGCCAACGACAACATCCAGTCCTCGATTTGGGTGTCGGTCAAGGTGTGCGTGGTGTCGACGCTGATCTCGGTAGTGCTGGGCACTGCTGGAGCGTTGGCCCTCGAACGGTTCCGGTGGTGGGGCCAGAAGGCCTTCGACGCTGTCCTCTACCTGCCGATCATCATCCCCGACGTCACCATGGCCGTGATGATGCTGGTCTTCTTCAGCGAGACGGCGTCATGGTTCGACTGGATTCCCGGCGTCAACCTCCAGAACGGCCTCGAGAAGCTGGTGTTCAGCCACGTGGCGTTCAACATCTCGTTCGTGTCGGTGGTGGTAAGGGCCCGTCTGGCCAACCTGGACGCCTCCATGGAGGAGGCGGCCGCCGACCTTTACGCCAACCGCTGGCAGGCCTTTCGCCGGGTCACCCTGCCCCAAATCATGCCGGGCGTGATCGGTGGGGCCCTGCTGGCGGTGACCATCTCGCTGGACGACGTGGTGGTGTCCAGCTTCGTCTCCGCGGTGGGAGGTACCCCGCTGTCGGTGTACGTGTTCGGCATGTTGCGCAAGGGGGTCACCCCCCTCGTGAACTCCGTGTCGGTCGTGATGTTGGCGGCGTCCATGGCATTCGTCATGGCGTCGCTCGTGATCTCCCGGGCAACGGGCTCGGAGAGGGAGGAAAGGTGAGTGCAATGAGGAAGTGGATTCGAATCGTCGCCCTGTTGGGCATCCTCAGCGTCGTAGCCGCTAGTTGCGGCAGCGATTCTGAGGAAGCTGCAGGCGATTTCAAGCAGTGCGACGCCGGTGAGACCGACGGTGACCTGGCGTTCTTCAACTGGTCGGAGTACATGGACCCTGACCTGATCGCGGCGTTCCAGGACGAGTTCGGGGTCAGCGTGACCGAGGACTTCTACCCGTCCAACGAAGAGATGTTTGCCAAGATCTCGCCCGGAGGAACGGGCTACGACGTAATCGTCCCGTCGGACTACATGATCTCAATCCTGAGGTCGGAAGCTCTGATCCAGCCCATCCAGAAGGACGCGGTACCCAACCACGTCAACATCGCCGACAAGTTCGCCGATCCGCCGTTCGATCCGGGGAACACCTACACGCAGCCCTATCAGTGGGGCACCACCGGGGTGGGCGTGGACCTAGGCGTGACCGGGCACGACATCCCGCTGACCTGGGGCCTGCTCTTCGACGCCGACCTCGCCGAGCAGTACGGCCTGTCGGGCAAGATCAGCCTGCTGGACGATCCACGCGAGACCATGGGTGCAGCGCTCAAGTACCTGGGTTACTCACTGAACTCCACGTCGGCCGACGAGCTGGCCGAGGCCGAGGCGGTCATCGCCGACGCCGTCAGCCGGGTCGCCGCCTTCGATTCGGACCAGTACAGCGAGCTGGTGGTAGCCGGGGAGACCATCGCCGGTCACGGTTACAGCGGCAACTTCCTCTGGGACTTCGAGGAGGGTGAGAGCGAGTACACCTACTTCGTGCCCGACGAGGGTGGCACGGTCTGGGTGGACGGCATGGCCGTCCTAGTTGACGCGCCGCATCCCTGCACGGCTTTCGCCTTCATCAACTTCCTGTTGGACGCCCACAACGGTGCGCAACTGACGAACTTCAACTGGTACGCCAGCCCCAACGGCGCCGCTGAGGAGTTCATCGACCAGGAGGTGCTCGACAACCAGATCATCTACCCGTCCGCGGCGACGATGGAGCGCCTCGAGTTCATCGAGGACACCGGTGAGTTCGAGATCGAGTACACCGACGCTCTGACCAGGGCGCGCGGCTGATCCTTCCTCCCTTCCGGTCGGCG
Above is a window of Acidimicrobiales bacterium DNA encoding:
- a CDS encoding ABC transporter permease, with translation MPVEAPPGDAPELEDATEVATPGLEHQAERAKARQGFLLGLPTIVYLLIFFVAPLGFVVAYSFATRTSTGRTELRDFNLNAYARLGDDIIMTVAWRSLWMAVLATLICLVLAYPLAYFISTRSPAVRNMLLVAVMIPFWSNFLIRTYAWRVLLDSDGLVTQGLELLGLGDGRILFTSNAVILGLVYGYLPFMVLPLYAAIERVDWSLVEGARDLYASGWAAFRRVVWPLSRPGVIAGSMLVFVPSFGAYVTPAILGGNKEGLLGSYIVLQFLSARNGPVGSAVSVVVLGVMLVSTLIYFRAGGKNL
- a CDS encoding spermidine/putrescine ABC transporter substrate-binding protein; this encodes MRKWIRIVALLGILSVVAASCGSDSEEAAGDFKQCDAGETDGDLAFFNWSEYMDPDLIAAFQDEFGVSVTEDFYPSNEEMFAKISPGGTGYDVIVPSDYMISILRSEALIQPIQKDAVPNHVNIADKFADPPFDPGNTYTQPYQWGTTGVGVDLGVTGHDIPLTWGLLFDADLAEQYGLSGKISLLDDPRETMGAALKYLGYSLNSTSADELAEAEAVIADAVSRVAAFDSDQYSELVVAGETIAGHGYSGNFLWDFEEGESEYTYFVPDEGGTVWVDGMAVLVDAPHPCTAFAFINFLLDAHNGAQLTNFNWYASPNGAAEEFIDQEVLDNQIIYPSAATMERLEFIEDTGEFEIEYTDALTRARG
- a CDS encoding ABC transporter permease; the encoded protein is MSKGVAKSTAEPQGASRWLLRGHSAAVFAFFYAPIVVLCVFSFNDSNAVGNWNGFTLDWYSDLFANDNIQSSIWVSVKVCVVSTLISVVLGTAGALALERFRWWGQKAFDAVLYLPIIIPDVTMAVMMLVFFSETASWFDWIPGVNLQNGLEKLVFSHVAFNISFVSVVVRARLANLDASMEEAAADLYANRWQAFRRVTLPQIMPGVIGGALLAVTISLDDVVVSSFVSAVGGTPLSVYVFGMLRKGVTPLVNSVSVVMLAASMAFVMASLVISRATGSEREER